The genome window AaagattagaaataattatttctgaaacATTCAGTACTAGTTTCActattaaaagaaatgatcTTTaccaatttttaatcaatttttcatttctttctaaTTGTCGTGCTTTTATCTTGAGTTGCggtcaaagataatcgatcgTCCAACGAAGACGATGCTATCCTTTGGTGAAATCAATCCGGCTTGACGAATAACATCATTCGATAGATATATTCGTCCAACATCTCAGGTCTCGCAATTTTCCCAAGACGCTGTTGATGGATTGAAACGTAATACCTCGGTATATACATTCACCGCGACCCTGGCCGGATTGGATTCCTCTAGTAGAGAGTTCACTGTCACGGTCTCGCGAGAGAGTCGCGTTAAGGAAAAGGTAAGACCGTATCGTGTATGTATTACtcgtttttcttttccctcAAGCATCGGCGTGGCATGTAATTTGTGTTCTTTCATGAGACGGAGCCGAGTCACGTCGGGATCAGTTTCCCTTTCTCCCGACCGTGTTTTACGAAGGTCTCGGGCAAAATCACGAAGAGTGAACGGTTCTGCCCGGTCATCGTCTTGTAGTAGACGTCGGTGTCTACGCGTATCGGCACCGCTCCTTCCACAACGGGCAAATAAAAATGCTCATGGGGAAATGGATTCCTCTCGTTTCCGCGATCTATCAACGATCGGGCGATAGTTTTGCGATAGCgaatcttacatatatatacactttatatTTGCCTTTCCTGCGATTTCTTCCCCTGcggttaaaaattatatttatatttttttcaagattttatataaatcatattaatttttatttttttaacttaattattttcatacttctataatttattattttcaattttaataataatttattaggaaagttacatatatttgaagaaataaaattttctaattcttGTCCTGTGTTTTAGGAATCTGTAATGTTTCCTtcctactttttattataatatatcatttaaaattcagatctctctctctctctctctctctctctctctctctctctctctctctctcttacgcTGAAATACGTGTGATACATActtcttgtaatatataacaCGAGATTCTTCTTTCCATTTCCATGATCCATTGTGACAATTTTTTGaagcaatttaataaaaatgagcGAGAACAATATGAACAAGTAAATTAAGAAACTGCGTTTCCCAGAGAAAGTCTGAGATTggatctaaatatattaatacttccTAGCATTCaggaaagaagaataaaagaaagtgAGCGACTTTACAATCTAAAATCTGTCATTTATATTAACGTTgtcattcttttaataaatatatgatttgtcACTTTCTGTGACAATTTTAAATCGGtgcgattaaatattattgtaattgcaTTTCTCATACATATTCTGTTAAAaagtaattgattaaaaaataaaatttgattatctatttatataatactttcagaaaaatttaatacattaatattctatagCACTGAGCATTGAATAACtcgttttttaataacaactAAGACAgacatttaatatcttaaaatcgcataaaaaagatatctgtCTAAAATACTTATTCTGAAGCACTTTGCATTATTCAGGAGTgagcgaaaaataaatttctcatgccgaatcaaaaagaaaaaaatatgtatttataaatgtatttttgattaagcatatatataaaaaacattaaacttTCGCTGATACATTTCATAGatcacataaatttaatttaacatatctAAGTTAATTCGGTTTTTGatgtgaaattatattattatatggaGATAATAATCTATGCAGTTACACTTCCTCGTACTATAAATCATACGTAAATcgtttcacacacacacataagtGTTTGcctttaatcatattttataatattttattgatctaaactatttattaattatatttaatcattatgtaataattatcgaataagacacttatattttaacatttctatGCCATAAATCGTATATGTTCTGATGGCGtcattttttcaagaataaagtACCTATATACTGttactttgatataaaaattgagataaatacaattttgtgCTATGATTGATGCATGTTATAAATGTTACGTTCGTTAGTAGCTTGCTGATAGATGGCAGCAATTACTGAACTTTCAAGTGGAACATAGCGAAGCAGAAATATAGGCAGAGTACTATCTTATCCATCTCTCCATACATATTAGTCACGCCAAAGTAACGTttgattttgcatttattatatatagttcaaATACAAAACTAAAAGGAAATGAAGAAAAGCATTATCAAATAGCACATCAACTCTCGATATAAGATCCTTGATTTTTTTGACATTGATTTTACATTATgaacacaaaaaaattctcatttcttcattatctataaatatatactccaatatttgattatttaaatatttaaataataaattacttattatataatattatatataagtatattattatatgatatacttattatataatattacatatatatatgaatctgccattaacaggtttttcaccaaaatACCAGACAccgtgtatataaaaattaatagattattaataaagctaCATACATAAGAGTAATCCGtactattaacaaaaatcAGTCATTTACAATGATTGAAACGGTATGTAGTGAAAATTACAGTATTTAACGTCAAGTAATATACCAATTTAATAACACAAAAATcagcgatttaaaatattataataaaattatatcacgaATAACTATAATCAAAAAACTCCTATggtttttgtaaaaacatatgtcatatttccataaaaacattctaaaaatatttatttatttatattatataaattttagataattaaaaactttttttccaaacttagatattatttaaaaattaatttacctgaaataattaaatatttaaataatctttaaataaaaaatatatttctctccgaattcatctattaaaattcattattaaagcatacaattatgaatatttagtAAACCTAATATTCCTTGTTCACCGGACATTTGCCTTTTACCAATTTAATAACACAAAAATcagcgatttaaaatatattataataaaattatatcacgaATAACTATAATCAAAAAACTCCTatggtttttataaaaacatatgtcatatttccataaaaacattctaaaaaaatttatttatttatattatataaattttagataattaaaaattttttttccaaacttagaaattagttaaaaattaatttacctgaaataattaaatatttaaataatctttaaataaaaaatatatttctctccgaattcatctattaaaattcattattaaagcaaatgcaattatgaatatttagtAAACATAATATTCCTTAtaggtattataaatatctagattccttccttatatattatgtgaaacacgataattaaattaatacaaattgacTTTAATGagagtaatgaaaaataaaaccataaaaaatgtaaattttccaatttcaAGCCAACAGGAAGAAGACGCCGCGCGATTCTTCCTCTCGCGCGAACGCGTCGATAGGATTAGTAAAATGAATAAACCAATGGTACGGCCCGTCGATTCGCGTGTTATAATTCTTGATCTTGATCTTGGCCGTTCACCGGACATTTGCCTTTCATTGCGAGGAGGAATCTAATCGAAAAAAAGAGGAAGTGCATAAAGGGAACCAGCGGCGGGGGAGGAAAGCGCGTTaaccctctttctctcgcttcgCTGCGATCCGGTGACTTTTTGCCACCGGCTTTGTGGCCACTAGGAGTGATTCCTTTCACGCAGGTGGTAAAAGACTCCCTTTCATTCTCTTATCCAGTCACTATCACGTATACGTGTATAAAAGCAGCACGCGTATTCACGACGGTCGTCAGAACGCAACAGTGCGGGCGAACAATTCGTTTCCTCGTTGGATATTAATCGAGCTTCTTTCCGTCGTTGTGTTGTTTCGTCCTCTTTATCGCAAGTGATACCCTTCTCTTCCTTCTGGTCCTATGCCAGAACAATGGCAAGACAATGCGAGATGGTACCGTACCTTTTGGTAAGATAGATTATAGTACTtgcgatgatttttttttaattttatatttccgcGTTTGATCAAAGAGAACAATGACGTTTGGATTATTCGTTTTGCGACTTGCACGGTTAATAGAATCAGAAAGAAAAGCTACTGATTGTGagactatttttaaaaaattaaaaatatttcaggtaaattaatttttaaataacatctaagtttggaaaagaatttttaattatctaaaacttatgtaatataaataaataaatatttttagaatgtttttatggaaatataacatattttttataaaatctataagaaTTTTTGGATTACAGTTATtcgtgatataattttattataatatattttaaatcgctgATTTTTGTGTTATTAAATTGGTAAAAGGCAAATGTCCGGTGAACAAGGAATATTAGGTTTactaaatattcataattgtatgctttaataatgaattttaatagatgaattcggagagaaatatattttttatttaaagattatttaaatatttcattatttcagataaattaatttttaactaataagtttgggaaaaaaatttttaattatctaaaatttatataatataaataaataaatatttttagaatatttttatggaaatatGACAcatgtttttacaaaaatcataGGAGTTTTTTGATTATAGTTATtcgtgatataattttattataatattttaaatcgctgATTTTTGTGTTATTAAATTGGTACATTATTTGACGttaaatactataattttcACTACATACCGTTTCAATCATTGTAAATGACTgatttttgttaatagtaCGGATTACTCTTATGTATGtagctttattaataatctttattatttttagttgaatCTACTCCTAGTCGTTTCATTAATTAGCTTGACCAACGCCGGCGGACATGGTGAACAGTAAGTTTGAATTGAGTTTTATATCAAGCTttatataatgtcaaaaaGCAGAATAAACGTTAGTAGCATATACGATCTCTCGTATCTTGCAAcgagataattatatagttctTATATCTTCTCAAACAATCAGAATCTTCAATACTTTCCCTACCCTTTATAGCAACCACGTGATAATTCACGTGCCGTACAAAATCAAGACCATTCACCATACGCATACAATCACGAAACACCTACACCACGGCGGCGGCGACAAGTACCAAGTACTCGGATACACTGTGGGCCATCCGATTAAGCTTGGACATGATTTCGGCGGGGGTGGCGGAGGACACGATTTCGGCGGGGGTGGCGGAGGACACGATTTCGGCGGGGGTGGCGGAGGACACGATttcggcggcggcggtggagGACACGATTTCGGCGGGGGTGGCGGAGGACACGATttcggcggcggcggtggagGACACGATTTCGGCGGTGGGGGTGGAGGATACGATTTCGGCGGTGGCGGTCATGATTTTGGAGGTGGATTCGGAGACGAAGGTGGATTCGGAGGTCATGAGGACTAGTCGAGTCGTTAGAAGGATTCTTTcgtatattattgttacttttggagaaattaaaattgtctttGAAGTAATGACGCGGTAATTTTTTGAAGTGTGTGCGAAATATCTTACATACCCCCGTTATCTCCCTGATAACGCACTACGTGCTTATcgattttgttatatatataatttaaaataacaatttaaaaaaggatagatatttaaatattttgtattcttttatatctctaGTCTGAGACACTCTCTTAAATCCTTGACACATGCTTTCAGCacaatgtgtatgtatatataatattgttatttcttgTGTTATCtttgtattgtttttatatctatattgttttttgttaaacataataaataaattaaatgaatgttTTTACAGCGCGTATTTTTCAGcttaataaatcatatgtaCTTGATtgcatttacaaaaatattttaagaatctaaggaaaaatataagtataaatcattaaatacgTACCTTATAGTTCAAATatctttgtctctttttttcagaACTACTTATTTGaaagagacaaaaatataattaccaccgaatttaaaattaactgacGTTAGAAAAATCAGTCTTGTGTATTATTTCCATCTGTTTACTTTTcctcaatataattaataaataaaattttgtacgtgtatgtttgaaaagaatatgtttaaaataatatatttgaagataTACAATAATGCACACACACTATaggtgaaaattttttatattattgaatttttttatattacttaaaagtttatattatccAATTCgaaataatacatttcaaaagctcagaaaatatacaatataaagcTCTAATACATCTACAGATAcgcaatcttttatatatttgacaacTTTT of Anoplolepis gracilipes chromosome 8, ASM4749672v1, whole genome shotgun sequence contains these proteins:
- the LOC140668351 gene encoding uncharacterized protein, which translates into the protein MARQCEMVPYLLLNLLLVVSLISLTNAGGHGEHNHVIIHVPYKIKTIHHTHTITKHLHHGGGDKYQVLGYTVGHPIKLGHDFGGGGGGHDFGGGGGGHDFGGGGGGHDFGGGGGGHDFGGGGGGHDFGGGGGGHDFGGGGGGYDFGGGGHDFGGGFGDEGGFGGHED